One part of the bacterium genome encodes these proteins:
- a CDS encoding dienelactone hydrolase family protein → MIVTHQYVDLSVDNSTMRMFVAEPKADGKYPSVIFYSDIFQLTPTMIRACIRLAGYGFVVAAPEIYHRVEPPGAWIPFDDTGRDRGMNDAGRTSIAEFDADCRAVLDYLKQYPKNASGKLGAAGFCIGGHLAFRASLQPDVKATVCFYGTGIHNGKLGKDENAGSLERAKEIQGKLLMIFGSLDPHIPAEGRTSIESELKKARTDFSVKLFPAEHAFMRDEGPRYDPESTDLAWQEAVGFFRKVFGT, encoded by the coding sequence ATGATTGTTACGCATCAGTATGTTGACCTTAGCGTGGATAATAGTACCATGCGGATGTTCGTTGCCGAACCGAAAGCGGATGGGAAATATCCGTCTGTAATTTTTTATTCCGACATATTCCAGCTAACGCCGACGATGATCCGTGCGTGTATACGTTTGGCAGGCTATGGTTTCGTTGTAGCCGCGCCGGAAATTTATCACCGTGTAGAACCGCCGGGAGCTTGGATCCCGTTTGACGACACGGGTCGTGACAGAGGAATGAATGATGCGGGGAGAACAAGCATTGCAGAATTTGATGCTGATTGCCGCGCTGTCCTGGATTATTTAAAACAGTATCCTAAGAATGCTTCCGGTAAATTAGGCGCCGCCGGGTTTTGTATTGGCGGGCATTTGGCTTTTCGCGCGTCGCTTCAGCCTGACGTCAAAGCGACGGTATGTTTCTACGGTACGGGCATTCACAATGGAAAGCTCGGCAAAGATGAAAATGCGGGTTCGCTTGAGCGGGCGAAAGAAATTCAAGGCAAGTTACTTATGATATTCGGATCGCTTGATCCTCATATTCCGGCGGAGGGAAGGACAAGTATTGAATCCGAATTAAAAAAAGCCAGAACAGATTTCTCAGTCAAATTGTTTCCAGCCGAGCATGCATTCATGCGTGATGAAGGCCCCCGATATGATCCTGAATCGACGGATTTGGCATGGCAGGAGGCGGTTGGTTTTTTTAGAAAGGTATTCGGAACTTAG
- a CDS encoding DNA/RNA non-specific endonuclease, whose product MRVSSGNASYTSTEPYRLTVYITDTTGAPGFSSPYLALGNPSNAAAVIDSTKNYLMEKPQYALSYNSSTGRPNWVSWHLNSSWLGDVPRQDNFRVDDSLPSVWYHVNENDFSGSGYDRGHLCPSGDRTATEADNSETFLMTNMIPQAPDNNQGPWANLENYCRDLAAEGKELFIISGGYGSNGTVAARHVSVPARSWKVIVVMNEPGISDITTTTRVIAIDMPNVNGIRNDDWKNYRVSVDQIEAATGYNFLSNVPVSIQAVIESVIDNQ is encoded by the coding sequence TGTTTACATAACCGACACAACCGGCGCTCCGGGTTTTTCAAGCCCATACCTTGCGCTTGGCAATCCGAGTAACGCCGCCGCCGTAATTGACTCGACAAAAAATTATCTGATGGAAAAGCCACAATACGCGCTTTCCTACAACAGCTCGACCGGTAGGCCTAACTGGGTATCGTGGCACTTGAATAGTTCGTGGCTCGGAGATGTCCCAAGGCAGGATAATTTTCGCGTTGACGATTCTCTTCCTTCAGTCTGGTATCATGTGAATGAAAATGATTTCTCCGGTAGCGGTTATGATCGCGGGCACCTTTGTCCTTCGGGAGATCGTACAGCGACGGAAGCTGACAATTCAGAAACATTTTTGATGACCAATATGATCCCGCAAGCGCCGGATAATAATCAGGGACCGTGGGCCAATCTGGAAAACTATTGCCGTGATCTGGCAGCCGAAGGAAAAGAACTTTTTATTATATCGGGCGGTTATGGGTCGAACGGAACTGTAGCCGCAAGACACGTGTCCGTGCCTGCGCGCTCGTGGAAGGTTATTGTCGTAATGAATGAACCCGGAATTTCAGATATAACCACAACTACCAGGGTTATTGCGATTGACATGCCGAATGTGAACGGCATCCGCAATGACGATTGGAAAAATTACCGCGTTTCCGTTGATCAGATTGAGGCGGCAACCGGTTACAATTTCTTGTCAAATGTTCCTGTGTCTATTCAGGCCGTAATTGAAAGCGTTATCGACAATCAGTAA